One Triticum dicoccoides isolate Atlit2015 ecotype Zavitan chromosome 4B, WEW_v2.0, whole genome shotgun sequence genomic window carries:
- the LOC119294709 gene encoding uncharacterized protein LOC119294709: MVMDDNKLRVLQIPPPIHPDDPDSPLPETILIDSFGYLSDRTNATTARGRRSRTKKKGKRILVTFWPVAPPRVSCFTVHCPDLKPDAFAEIPKISYTEDDLVLLSITICPERLHMYGKNIRYFVYQAGTKKTPPSVKLVHCPPYFRIYDQEVALLHCHHQEMFFIAVLRWASIAQDYTDGHFNLHLYNSKTKAWNIKLMLLDSPKDFEFRSFNKGITIGGELGSVGWVDLRGGIIICDLLLDNQSLRYIPLPSPLSPDPVRGYMLYVRNVTVLQGYIKYFEMHSNVRPGSDTGSSLICEGWMAATKKIKISSIGSTSGSSNWEEDCTIRCSDDVPLDSPVYAQMLPNPQEGDDAKPSLKKIRVGYPALSLHDGDVVYLMHMPDPRGDKACVIALDMRNKAVKGVANFGGSGRPLGHSYTYFPSGISKHLGIFSSTRQISNAAETSRDGK, translated from the exons ATGGTGATGGATGACAACAAACTCCGGGTGCTCCAGATCCCTCCGCCTATCCACCCCGACGATCCGGATTCTCCTCTCCCGGAGACCATCCTCATCGACTCGTTCGGCTACCTCAGCGACCGCACCAACGCCACCACCGCCAGGGGCCGCAGGAGCAggaccaagaagaagggcaagcgcATCCTGGTCACCTTCTGGCCGGTTGCCCCGCCGCGCGTCTCCTGCTTCACTGTCCACTGCCCAGATCTGAAGCCCGATGCATTCGCTGAAATCCCCAAGATCTCCTATACGGAGGACGACCTCGTCCTGCTCAGCATCACCATCTGCCCCGAGCGCCTGCACATGTACGGCAAGAACATCCGCTACTTCGTCTACCAGGCCGGCACCAAGAAGACGCCGCCGTCGGTCAAGCTCGTCCACTGTCCCCCCTACTTCAGGATCTACGACCAAGAGGTTGCCTTACTGCACTGCCACCACCAAGAGATGTTCTTCATCGCCGTGCTCCGCTGGGCCTCCATTGCTCAAGATTACACCGACGGGCACTTTAATCTCCACCTGTACAACTCCAAGACAAAGGCATGGAACATCAAGTTGATGCTTCTTGATTCGCCCAAGGATTTTGAGTTCCGCTCTTTCAACAAGGGGATCACCATTGGAGGGGAGCTTGGTTCAGTGGGTTGGGTCGACCTTAGGGGGGGCATTATCATCTGTGACCTTCTCCTTGACAACCAGAGTCTTCGCTACATCCCACTACCTTCGCCGCTGTCGCCCGATCCAGTCAGGGGTTATATGTTGTATGTTCGGAACGTCACTGTTCTCCAAGGTTACATCAAGTATTTTGAGATGCACAGTAACGTCAGACCGGGCTCAGACACTGGAAGCTCCCTGATATGTGAAGGTTGGATGGCtgcaacaaaaaaaataaaaatttcaaGCATTGGCTCTACTTCTGGTAGTAGCAACTGGGAGGAGGACTGTACTATCAGATGCTCAGATGATGTACCATTGGATAGCCCTGTGTATGCCCAAATGCTACCTAATCCGCAGGAGGGAGATGATGCCAAGCCAAGCCTGAAGAAAATTCGTGTAGGCTATCCTGCTCTTAGCTTGCATGACGGTGATGTTGTTTACCTTATGCACATGCCTGATCCCCGTGGGGATAAGGCCTGTGTGATTGCTCTTGATATGAGGAACAAGGCTGTAAAAGGCGTGGCTAATTTTGGCGGCTCTGGAAGACCCCTGGGTCATTCTTACACCTACTTTCCGAGTGGGATCTCCAAGCATCTGGGCATTTTCTCATCAACCAG GCAAATATCGAATGCTGCTGAAACAAGTAGGGATGGCAAGTAA
- the LOC119294712 gene encoding uncharacterized protein LOC119294712 codes for MPPISLLPLLLLLLLAGAAAAAPAPAEPPTPTPAPPPPPAKNKTIYELLPLFGLPAGVFPANVTAFSLAGNGSLAVDLAGPCYVHFEYLTYFEPRVTGVLRYGSLTELEGVQVRRFLVWFSVVRVKVDLPPPPRFVYLDIGWITRKLPAADFQSVHACEAGKRRRRCRLPSALAAAAAWFQDFFAQF; via the exons ATGCCGCCCatctccctcctccccctcctcctcctcctcctcctcgccggcgccgcgGCGGCGGCCCCGGCCCCGGCGgagcccccgaccccgaccccggctcCCCCGCCTCCGCCGGCGAAGAACAAGACCATCTACGAGCTCCTCCCGCTCTTCGGCCTCCCCGCGGGCGTCTTCCCGGCCAACGTCACCGCCTTCTCGCTCGCCGGCAACGGCAGCCTCGCCGTGGACCTCGCGGGGCCCTGCTACGTGCACTTCGAGTACCTCACCTACTTCGAGCCCCGCGTCACGGGGGTCCTCCGCTACGGCTCCCTCACCGAGCTGGAGGGCGTGCAGGTCCGCCGCTTCCTCGTCTGGTTCAGCGTCGTCCGCGTCAAGGTCGACCTGCCCCCGCCCCCGCGCTTCGTCTACCTCGACATCGGCTGGATCACCCGCAAGCTCCCCGCCGCCGACTTCCAGTCCGTCCACGCCTGCGAGGCCGGCAAGCGGCGGAGGAGGTGCCGCCTCCCCtccgcgctcgccgccgccgccgcctggttcCAG GACTTCTTTGCCCAATTTTAG